A region of the Plasmodium sp. gorilla clade G2 genome assembly, chromosome: 9 genome:
TAGACGAAggatacaaaataaaaaaggtatATATGAAGAGTGTGGTATTATATTACCTACTAATACAACTGAACATATATTCAAAGGTATAAcagatataaaattaattgatATGgatgatttttttattaattatgaaaaaaataaagaattatacAAAGGTTATAAAGGTATAGTAACTGATGATAAACATtcgttattatataaaactgATCTATCTAAAAGTTTTATATCTGATATTGATATAAATTGtacaaataattttaataaaaaaaataattatgaatatagCTCAGGatcatttataattaaacGTATTAAATCGTCagatttattaaaacaaaatacaTCAATAGTTGTAGACGTTTTTGctttatttgaaaaatatagtgatataaagaatatgccttctatatatttatcaaattGGACTAGGAAAACATGTAATGATATacagttatatataaaatatgggaaaccaaatgatataatgaaatatccATCAAAACTATTATCATGTGATGACACATTTGAAAGTTTAACATATCAAAGTAGaggtgataaaaataataataacaacagcaacaacaacaataataataataataataataataataatatcattcatgataattattattatgatgatgataccATTGTTGCTAGATGCTTACCCTATTGTTTTAATGATAAAGAAGTGTTaggttcatatatttatatgtcaaAATCACCAATTTGCAAATCGGCTATACATTCGGGTATTATAACAATTAATGGAGGATTGGTAGAAATACGAAAGCTAAAAAATATTACCCAAAATTTCAACAGCACTATAGAAATTACGAGAAATGATGTTAAAGCAATAATAGGAACAAATCAAAACGGAGAATCTTACTATATTACTAAACCCAGTGGTAGACTTTGTAATTTTCCTAGGACATCTtacaatataaatgaatcAATAAATTTAGAAAGCGACATACAACATAAGAATGATGaagataaaacaaataataataataataataataataatagtaataatagtaataatactccacataataatgataatataatttttccttCATTCATTCAGCTGTATTCCAAAGTAAATGAAACACCACCAGTAGTTTTAGTACATGAGAAACATGCTGTTTTACCAAATCAACTacataaaatacaaaatgtaTACAATCAAAATAGTTATAAgaaagatttttttttttcgcaaaaaaattatacagtcaatgaaaatataaggaAGAATCCATCTTCTACACCTTTAGAagatgaacaaaaaaaagaaaataataaaataaatcaagAATTTACTAcgtttgaaaaaaattataaaatggaAATCCCACATTATCAAACATTaattaagaaaaatgaaaatattctttcgaacttatttataaaaaaaaacagtataaaaaatatggaatcACAAATAACagatataagaaaaaacCAAAAAGACTCGTACGATATTTTTGTTAAAACTCAACAAACAATTGTAACATCTCTTATTAAACAATTTGACATAATAACgaagaaaaaggaaaatcatataaatagaCTAGAAAATGCATATTCCAATGTTAAGACAACAACagtaaaaatattcaaagaacaatatgaatccacaaatattaatgataattatataataatagataGTATTCAAAATAATAGTATCAATGGATCATCAAATTGgaaaattgaaaaatatacaaatggaAATTTCTTTTCATCTATTACAGAAAACTCATTTATAAAATCAGATGATGACATATACGGATCATATATACTTTATCGATATAccaaattatataaaggaTTTATATCATTAGATATAAAATTACCATATGAAGGAAATTTTGGCATaatctttaaatataaagatgataaaaattatcataactttataattaataggaatgaattttattttttggaaGTAGTAAATGGAACATTaggaaataaaattaattatactaaaactaaaaataatatatataaatttggaATGTGGATACAAATCCATCTAGATTTTggtaataaatatgtacgtacatttataaataaaaaatttgtatGTGGATATGAAACCAGAAATGATACATATGGATTCCTAGGATTTGGAGTTAATCAttgtaaagaaaaaatttttatagatAAAATAGTTATAGGTTCTTTAGATCAAACTAAATATTACTCAGACAAAGGGcgaaaaagaaataacattgaaaatatatttcctcctaatatttatttaaataaaaatatgcaaatattacaaaatgggaaaaaaaaaaaaaaacaaaattttacatttaacaagtataataaagaagatacaataaataaaagaaataataattctattGGATGTATATCTTTTgaagaaaattttaatacCCCTTTAGATAACAACTGGATAGTACCTGACAATAATACATGgcatataaaaagaaaagaaacaaatatatacttaccatccatattaaaaaatttaaaaatattatataataatcaagATAATTCTGAaactaataatatatctaatgatgaagaaaattatttatattcaataaaaaaaacaaatgaagCAACAAATATACTCATACCATCtattc
Encoded here:
- a CDS encoding LCCL domain-containing protein, with amino-acid sequence MSNFFLSIIYILFIPYFCRASFKKYLSNKKIFLKYNGTYCLYPENVIENDIIEIATDECDKVAHEYENKIVWFSFDNGRLRSDNGMCLKTYKNILVISTCSPNKNEKSEMWKIDEEKHLKNENNNCAQIAGNKLFSFTCNNLSTKEFEQSIYSSDELYLMKTRYSQQKLKNIKKKDIEKFHSNFNTLSNSYKEVDTKIVHILNRDKQMKKEKEKILHLIDDMKLLVHTSSSLNEYGTGAIMKIYDNMDIEKKKYLLTVPLEKLEINEEKLDQIGIEQGQIKIIIQSFLNVPQNNTYTFNVKNIIGNIYIKLNNEEIISNRNIQMNNRTNNSAIVKLRKNKLIPIYIEISSKSNEKPSFSLYWSNNNMPEQIINSLYLYSTIYEKVCYTPLEKKIDFTLTFENITKTNREYQFLCPFKNFNNDQNVSILKNEKRQNPCYDLKSSICAAAIDSYFLPNESEGIVKAVRRRIQNKKGIYEECGIILPTNTTEHIFKGITDIKLIDMDDFFINYEKNKELYKGYKGIVTDDKHSLLYKTDLSKSFISDIDINCTNNFNKKNNYEYSSGSFIIKRIKSSDLLKQNTSIVVDVFALFEKYSDIKNMPSIYLSNWTRKTCNDIQLYIKYGKPNDIMKYPSKLLSCDDTFESLTYQSRGDKNNNNNSNNNNNNNNNNNNNIIHDNYYYDDDTIVARCLPYCFNDKEVLGSYIYMSKSPICKSAIHSGIITINGGLVEIRKLKNITQNFNSTIEITRNDVKAIIGTNQNGESYYITKPSGRLCNFPRTSYNINESINLESDIQHKNDEDKTNNNNNNNNNSNNSNNTPHNNDNIIFPSFIQLYSKVNETPPVVLVHEKHAVLPNQLHKIQNVYNQNSYKKDFFFSQKNYTVNENIRKNPSSTPLEDEQKKENNKINQEFTTFEKNYKMEIPHYQTLIKKNENILSNLFIKKNSIKNMESQITDIRKNQKDSYDIFVKTQQTIVTSLIKQFDIITKKKENHINRLENAYSNVKTTTVKIFKEQYESTNINDNYIIIDSIQNNSINGSSNWKIEKYTNGNFFSSITENSFIKSDDDIYGSYILYRYTKLYKGFISLDIKLPYEGNFGIIFKYKDDKNYHNFIINRNEFYFLEVVNGTLGNKINYTKTKNNIYKFGMWIQIHLDFGNKYVRTFINKKFVCGYETRNDTYGFLGFGVNHCKEKIFIDKIVIGSLDQTKYYSDKGRKRNNIENIFPPNIYLNKNMQILQNGKKKKKQNFTFNKYNKEDTINKRNNNSIGCISFEENFNTPLDNNWIVPDNNTWHIKRKETNIYLPSILKNLKILYNNQDNSETNNISNDEENYLYSIKKTNEATNILIPSILLLNKQHLCTHMKSYTFQTNIKLNKISKAGIIFRVYSNDDFLSVILDISEKHGKIYLMKITKGIPFQLLTQTHISIQDDTWYNLKLSYNGSNIKLILNDEIIFNSKIKQNMHKQLGTLGLILLSGQCKYKNVVFTPSTS